One segment of Belonocnema kinseyi isolate 2016_QV_RU_SX_M_011 chromosome 7, B_treatae_v1, whole genome shotgun sequence DNA contains the following:
- the LOC117176460 gene encoding esterase FE4-like: MPVFCKPVVNIDQGLVRGNIFESKNGRSFSAFRGIPYAEPPIGNLRFSSPLPAKRWEGIFSAEKEIPPCFQIPRGKGKVIGNEDCLYLNVFTPLIKFNCLLPVMVWIHGGGFFFGKANDGSRFLLDKDIVFVSMNYRVGLIGFLTTGDSVAPGNFGLKDQNLALKWVRRNIQAFGGDPNRITIFGNSAGAVSVSLHVLSKASKGLFNQYIVQSGNALVPWGYRDRSLFKPDVNFIAKSVGCPTDKSEMIIKCLRERDAFELVNLTSYHVFDFPDLKWIPTNEVESEDAFLTDSPPNLISRNEMRDYPFMTGIVADEGLYITSSIFHSFIHKMIV; this comes from the exons atgcctGTATTCTGCAAACCTGTAGTAAATATAGATCAAGGTCTGGTTAGAGGAAATATATTTGAGTCAAAAAATGGAAGAAGTTTTTCCGCATTTCGTGGAATACCTTACGCTGAGCCTCCAATTGGAAATCtaag aTTCAGTAGCCCTCTTCCGGCAAAAAGATGGGAGGGAATTTTTTCGGCCGAAAAAGAAATACCTCCATGTTTTCAAATCCCCAGAGGAAAAGGAAAAGTCATTGGCAATGAAGACTGCTTATATTTGAACGTGTTCACCCCACTCATAAAATTCAATT GTTTGTTACCAGTCATGGTATGGATCCATGGAGGAGGATTCTTTTTTGGAAAAGCTAATGATGGTTCAAGATTCCTTCTAGACAAGGACATAGTCTTTGTATCTATGAATTATCGCGTAGGGCTCATTGGGTTCCTCACTACAGGGGACTCAGTGGCACCtggaaattttggattaaaagatCAAAATCTTGCATTAAAGTGGGTTCGAAGAAATATTCAAGCATTTGGAGGAGATCCAAATCGCATTACCATATTTGGTAATAGTGCTGGTGCGGTTTCTGTTAGTTTACATGTACTCTCCAAGGCATCTAAAG GATTGTTTAATCAATATATTGTTCAAAGTGGCAATGCTCTTGTTCCTTGGGGTTATCGTGACAGAAGTCTCTTTAAACCCGATGTGAATTTTATTGCGAAAAGTGTGGGTTGTCCAACAGACAAATCAGAAATGATCATTAAGTGCTTGCGAGAAAGAGATGCTTTTGAATTAGTAAATTTAACGTCATACCATGTTTTTGACtttcctgatttaaaatggatacCAACGAATGAAGTAGAGTCAGAAGATGCTTTTTTAACAGATAGTCCTCCGAATTTAATATCAAGAAATGAAATGAGGGATTATCCTTTTATGACTGGAATCGTTGCTGACGAAGGATTATATATTACCTCAAGTATATTTCATAGTTTTATACACAAAATGATTGTCTaa